The segment ACCAGCCACCTGGTTGATCAGTTTTACCGGCACTTTATACTCTCGCATAATGTCCGACAGAAATTGATTGCGCTTTACTTTATCTTCAATTACATGAAGGTCATCTACGATCATCCCGTACAAAACTGTCGGGTTTTTCCAATTAAAATTGATCATCAATGGATTATCGGATTCCTGTGCAAATTCCTCGCGTTGGGTAAAATCGCTCAAGAGGAAAATACCCAAAAACAAGGCAATACTTACGCTGATGCACCTGCGGATGACCATTTACAATTGTTACGGTTAAAAAAATTGGCCTAAAGATTAAAAAATTCAGGTTTATAACCTGTGCTTACTCAGGTAAATGTAGCAGAATTTGCGAATTTGTTCAATTTTAAAGTCATTAATCAATTATGGATAAACATGTGCTGACTGAACTTATAACCATGGAAATGCCTTTTGGCAAGTACAAGGGCACAGTACTTTGCGATCTTCCAGACTTTTATGTTGAATGGTTTCACCGAAAGGGGTTTCCGAAAGGCAAACTGGGAGAATTGCTGGCT is part of the Cyclobacteriaceae bacterium genome and harbors:
- a CDS encoding DUF3820 family protein, translated to MDKHVLTELITMEMPFGKYKGTVLCDLPDFYVEWFHRKGFPKGKLGELLATLYEIKLNGLTYLLQPLKSSAKK